The DNA region ACGCCGTGCACCCAGCCGAGGAACGCCTCCGCCTCGGCCGTGGAACCCAGTGACACCAACGCTTTCGCCGTCATCGACGCGTCGCGCAGCCAGCAGTAGCGGTAATCCCAGTTGCGGATACCGCCGATCTCCTCCGGCAGCGACGTCGTCGCGGCGGCCATGATCGCGCCGGTCTCGCTGTGGCACAGGCCGCGCAGGGTCAGCGCCGAACGGGCCACCAGGTCCTTCTCGACGGGCGGCAGGACCAGGGTGTCCAGCCATTCCGACCAGTAGGCACCGGCGATCGCCTTGCGGTCGGCCTCGACGGTCGAGTGCGGCGTCAGATCGTTGGTGCCGCACCGTAGTTCGAACACGACCGGGCCGTGCTCCGGGTGGATCACCGCGCGTGCGGAGTCGTGCATCCCGTCCGACGTGATCTCCCACGTCACCCCGGGCGCTAGCAGCGCGATCGGGTCGGACACCCCGCGCACCAGCAGGCCCTCACCGGACTCCACGAGCCGGACCTGCACCTGCCCGAACTCCGGCCGCGGCGCGAACTCCACGACCGCGGGCGACGTGCCGGACACCACGCGGGTCAGGTCGGTGCGGTGGGAGAGCGCGGCGTGGTCGAGGTAGTCGGTGACCAGGAGCCCGGCCCAGCGGGTCTCCACGGTCATCGTGCCGGGGAGGTAGCGCTGGCCCAGCGGCAGGCCACCGCGTTCCGGCGAGATGGAGAAGTGCCCGGCCGACGGGCCGCCGAGCAGGTCGGCGAACACCGCCGCCGAGTCCGGCTCGGGGTGGCACATCCAGGTGAGCCGCGCGTCCGGGGTGACCAGCGCGACCGAGCGCTCGCTGGACAGCATCGACAGCCGCTCGATCGGCGGCGCCTGCTCGCCGTAGAGCCAGTTCTGGCGCTCCTCCAGCATGAACGCGAGCACGGTCGCGACCTCCACCGGATCGTTGATCCGGTACACCGCAAGGCTTTCGCCGTCGCCGACCTTGATCCCCACGTCCGGGCCGTGTAGCCGCGCGAAGGCCTTCTCATCGGTGACGTCGTCGCCGACGAAGACCGCCGCCGTCGCGCCGACCTGGTGGCGGAGCACGTCGAGGGCGTGGCCCTTGTCGGTGTGGATCACCGCCAGCTCGACCACGGCCTTGCCCTCGGTGACCTGCACACCCTCCCAGGTGCACGGCCCGGAGCGGACCGCGGCGAGCACCCGCTCGCCGACCTCGGCGTCCGCGCGGCGCACGTGCACCGCGATGCTGGCGGGCTTGACCTCCAGGTGCACGCCGGGCGCGCCCTCGATCAGTTGCTCCAGCTCGGTCTCGATGAGCAGGTGCAGCGAGCGCGCCTGCTCGTCGAGCGCGTGGACGAACCCCACGTCGAACTCCGAGCCGTGGCTGCCGACGAGGTGCACCTCCGACGGCAGCCGCGACAGGGTCGCCAGATCCCGCAGCGCGCGGCCGGAGATGACCGCGGTGGTGGTCTCGTGCAGCCCGGCCAGCGACCGCAGCGCGCCCACCGACTCGGAGTGCGGCCTGGCTTGCTCGGGATCCTCGACGATGGGGGCCAGGGTGCCGTCGTAATCGCAGGCGACCAACAGACGTGGGGTCCTGGCGACCTGCACGATGGCTCTGCGCAGGTCGGCGGGAAGGGACTCGGCGGTCAACGCCTTCTCCTTGTGGCCTGAGGGGCTGAGGGGTGTTGGAGAGGTGGCGTGCGTGAGATCCGTGATCGAGGTGGTTCCTGGCGGTGCGGCCGGATCGTCCTCATACCGGGCGTATTCGGGCGATCCGGCCGTGCCGTCAGGGGCCGCCTCGGCGCGGATATCGCGTGCGCCACCTCTCCAACACCTCCTAGGGACTGTGCTCAGGGTTCAGCGCGTCTAGGAACGATCGCGCCCACCGGTCGACGTCGTGGGTCAGCACCTGACGTCTCAAAGCGCGCATCCTACGGCGGCCTTCTGCTGGATCGATCGTGAGGGCCGCATGCATGGCGTTCTTGACACCGTCAAGATCATGAGGATTCACCAGGAAGGCGCTCGTCAGCTCCGCGGCGGCCCCCGCGAATTCAGACAGCACCAGCGCGCCGCCGAGGTCGTGGCGGCAGGCGACGTACTCCTTGGCGACGAGGTTCATCCCGTCGCGGACCGGCGTCACGAGCATGACGTCGGCGGCGGAGAAGAACGCGGCCAGCTCCGCGCGGTCGACCGACTGGTGCAGGTAGTGCACGACTGGTCGGCCGACCTTGGCGAACTCGCCATTGATCCGGCTGACCACCTGCTCGATGTCGTTGCGCATGCGCTGGTAGTGCTCGACGCGCTCCCGGCTGGGGGTGGCGAGCTGGATCATGGCGACCTCGGACGGGTCGATCCGGCCCTCGGACAGCAGCTCCTGCAGCGCGTAGAGCCGCAGGTCGATGCCCTTGGTGTAGTCGAGGCGGTCTACGCCGAGCAGGATCTTCTTCGGGTTGCCCAGGTCGGAGCGGATCTGGGCGGTCCGCGCGACCGTCTCGCGCTTGCGGGCCAGCGCGTCGAGGCCGTTGGAGTCGATCGAGATGGGGAACGCGCCGACCCGGACCGCGCGGTCGCCGACCTGGATGACACCGGGCCGCGTCCGCACGCCGACCGCGCCGCGGGTCGGTTCGAGCCCGAGGAGCCGCCGGGCCAGCCAGAGGAAGTTCTGCGCGCCGCCGGGCCGGTGGAAGCCGACCAGGTCGGCGCCCAGCAGGCCGCGCACGATCTCCGCGCGCCACGGCAGCTGCATGAACAGCTCGGTCGGTGGGAACGGGATGTGCAGGAAGAAGCCGATCCGCAGGTCAGGGCGCTGTTCGCGGAGTATGGCTGGGGCGAGCTGGAGCTGGTAGTCCTGGATCCACACCGTCGCGTTCGGGGCGGCGACCTTGGCGCACGCGTCGGCGAAGCGGTGGTTGACCTTGACGTAGCTGTCCCACCAGCCGCGGTCGAACTCGGGCGGGGCGACGACGTCGTGGTAGAGCGGCCAGAGGGTCGCGTTGGAGAAGCCCTCGTAGTAGTCGCGGACCTCGTCGGCGGTCAGGGTGACCGGGTGCAGCCGGAGCCCGTCCTCGGTGAACTCGTCGACCTCGACGTCGGCGACCCCGGGCCAGCCGACCCAGGCACCGGTGTGGCTGCGCAGGAAGGGTGCGAGCGCGGTGACCAGCCCGCCGGGGCTGTGCTTCCAGCGTTGGGTGCCGTCGGGCAGACGTTCGAGGTCGACCGGCAATCGGTTGGCCGCGACAATGAAGTCGGAGCCATTGTTGCTGCTCATGAGACCACCTCGCACGCTCGGTGGAATTCGCCTGCGCACTGTGACATTGGTTCGCTCGCAAGCTCGCTCACGCGGGGCATGCCTCCTCGGAACTGATGCGGTGGATCTGAGGCTAGTCACTCCGCGCGAGTCCCGCGTGATGCGAATGTCTACGGTTCTGTGTGATGTTCATTGGGGCGCAACGGCCCGGCCAACCGGGGACCTTGGAAGCGCCGTTCGAGTCTGCCAAGCCCGGTGCGGACCGGGTGGGCGAGGTATTCGCCGAGCACCACCCCCGCTGCCAGCGCCAACGCGACAGCGGCGGCGATCATGAGCGTCGAGAGGCCACCGGTGGTCCGCACGATCGCGAGTTCGTAGAGCGCGCGGTAGGTCGTGAGACCGGGCAGCAGCGGAACCATGCCGGACACCGCGACCACCAGCGGCGGCATCCGCAGCCTGCGTGAGATGAGCCCACCGGCGAACCCGACCACCACCGCCGCGCCCGCCGAGGCCACGATCGGCCCGGCGCCCCCGAGGACAAGCGCGCCGTACCCCGCGGTCCCCACACCCCCGGCGACACCCGCGATGAGAACGGCGCGCGGGGTGGCGTAGGAGGCGAGCGCGAAACACGCCGAGGCCGCCGCACCCGCGAGGGTCTGCACGGGCAGTCTGAGCGCGTTCGGCGGCAGCGGGTCGGCCAGCGGCGTGTCAGCCATCCCGCGCGACGGCGATGTTGAGGGCGCCCACCACACCCGCGATGAGGCCCGCGGTCATCAGCGAGACCTCCATGGTGCGACCCGCGGCGGTGACGTTGAACCCGGTGATCGCGTCTTGCACTGTCGAGACGACGGTGAGTCCCGAGAGAAGGACGGTGATCGCCGCGGCGACCAGGACAGTCGGTTTGACGTCGGGAAGCAGGCCGCTGGCCAGCAGCGCGAGAGCGGCCCCGGTGGCCAGCGCGCCGCCGACCACCTGCTGGAAGAAGAACGGAAGCGCCCGCCGGTTGAGGATCCGCCCCACCCGGTCGATCACCGCGGTGATGACCGCCGCGAACAGCGCACTCAACGCGTTGCCACCGATGAAGACCGTCACGGCGGCGGCCAGGGCGGCGTAGGACAGGGTCGCGAGCCAGCGCGGATAGGGATGGTCGGCCTCGGTGATGCGGGTGAGGTCAAGGTGGGCCTGCTCGACCTCGGCTTTCCCGCTGGTGATGCGCCCGACCAGCGTCTCGACGGCGGCCAGCCGCGTGTAGTCGAGGCTGCGGGACTGGACCACGCGCAGGGATGTCACGGGGGAGAGCTCGGTGCCCCGGTGACACGCCACGGTGATGGACGTGAAGATGACGTCGACCTCACAGTGCGGAAGCCCGTAGGCGTTCGCGACGGCGATGATCGTGGCGGTGACGTCGGCGGCGCCCGCGCCCGAGGACATCTGGACCTCGCCGATCCTGAGGGCCAGGTCGAGCACGAAGTGCACGGTGCGCTCGTCGGGCAGGGCCGGGCCTTGCTTCGGGCTTCGCTCTTGCTCGGTGAGCCTGCCGGGTACCTGCCGCTTGCCCCGGTGCGTGAACCACACAGTGATCGACCTCCTGGGGGCCCACGGTGGTGGAGCAAGGGGCCGACCGCAAGCGGGTCGACTGTCGGCTTAGGATTACCCCGGCGCCTCGCGGCGTCGTGCTGGTGTAGCTCAATTGGCAGAGCACTCGCCTTGTAAGCGAAAGGTTAGGGGTTCAAGTCCCCTCACCAGCTCCACGTTCTACCAGTGGAAACGTGGGTCCTAGTCGATCAAGCTCTGACCAGTGTCAATACCTGGCAACGAGCCGTTGAGCACAGGTCATAGCGACCGGCCGATCGCCTTGACCACAGCATCGAACCTGGCGCGGACGGACTGAGTGAGTCGAACCAGTCCGAGTTCGCGCAGTGTCTCGCCATGGAGGGCGTCGCCGTGATCGCGCCCAGTCGCGTGGGCCAAGCCGGTGATCAGTTCGGACAACTCCGCAGGCGGTATCAAGTCGAAGTCGCGGGGGCCGGCCTTCCTGATGATCGCCTTGGGCTGATCGGGCAGACGAACAGTCATGGACCTCATCTCGCGTTCGTAAAGCGGGTTGTCTGACACCAGAAGACCACGGCGTAGGGCGTTCTCGATCGCCTGGTTCAACGTCGCGGCGATGTTGTGGCCCACCCGTTGCCCGCCGGAAGATTGCACGTACACCGAATGCAGCCTTCCGATGAGCATCGGGCCCTCCACGGCCACGATGGCGACGAGGCCCTCGGCCAATCCAAGCGGCCGGGAGTCTGAGACGGGTGGATTCGACCCGAGGAACGGCGTATAGGGCCGCACGACCGGCCGGGGTAACCGAGCGCGCGCCGCAGGCGCCGCGGGTACAAGAATCTCGGCGACCACCGCGCGGGCAACAAAGTCCTCGACGACGTGCTCATCCTCTTCGGGCTGGGGTTCATCATCGACCGTTTGCACCTCGGGGGTGGGCAGTGTCGCGACAGGGGCGGGTTCCGGCGCCGGAGTCGGGACGATTTCCGGCTCCGGAGGCATCCAGCCGGACGGGTGGATCTCGTGCTCGTGCAGTGCCGACCACAGTTCGTCGAGCACCGCTGCCTGGTCGATGTAGAAGTCCGATTCGCGGATCCGGAAGAAAGTCCACCCCAACCGTTCCAGCTCACGTTGCCGAGCCGTGTCGTAGGCGTACTGCTCAGGCCCGTGCCAATGGTCGCCGTCGCATTCGATGGCCAGTCGTCCGCTGGCGCCGAGCACGACCATGTCGATGCGGAAGCCCATCACCTCGTACTGCGGATGGACGATGTAACCCTGGTCGATCAGCTTGTTGAAAACGCGCTGCTCGAACAACGAGTCGAACGGCGCCGTACGGATGTCGTCGGAGACCCGGTTCGGATGGGTCAGGTCCTCATCGCGGGTGCGGGCACTGACGCCGTAGCAGTAGTCGAGCAGGCGGAATCGCAGATCCTGGGTGTTGCGGAGTTCCCCGAGCGGTATCGAGTGGAAGACCCACATCTGATCCTTGGCCCGCGACGCCGCGACGTTGTACCGCTGCGCGTACATCTCCGTTGTCAACGGCATGAGGCGCTTGTCCGGGTCCGGGGCGTTGACCATCGACAGGAACATCACGTCACGCTCGGAGCCCTGGAAGTCCGCCGACTCGCCGCAGCGCAGGTCGCGGGCGATCAGCTCGTTCTCCGGAATCCGGTCCAACAGCGCCTTCTCCAGTGCCGCTACCTGCCTGCCGCTGCGCAGCGAGATGACACCGAAAGTCTTGCCGTCGTAGGCGGGGTCGCCGAGGCACTTCTCGATCTGGTCGACGATCGCGTCCACTTCAGCGGGATTGGTGTCCCCGCGCGTGTACCCATCGGGTACGAAGACCGGTTTCACCGGGTCAAGTCGGTCGAGGCCGTACTGCCTGACCGGGACAAGGGAGATGCCGTCAGGCGCGTAGGCGATCTTGTTGGAGAACCCGATGATCTCCGGCATGCACCGTCGGTGCTCGGTCAGGGTGATGACCTCGCCGTAGCGCATCCTGGCTTCCTCGAACAGGCTGCGCTTCGGATCCTGCCAGTTGGCCTTGTACTTGTCGTGGGGAATCCACGTGTTGGCCAGATCGCGCAACATCTGCTGGTCGACGCCGACCGCGGCGGGCGAGACCTGCTTGTCATCGCCGATGATCGCCATCTTGGGCGCGAGGTACTGGAGGAACATCGCCTCCATGCCTGCCTGCGATGCCTCATCGACAACGACCACGTCGAACATGTCGGGACTGATACGAACCTGGTCGGCGATCCGGTAGATCGGCATGATCCACACCGGCACCGACCCTCGGCACCGATCCATCGCCTCGCGGACTTCAGCACGCTTCTGGGCCGCGTACTTCCCGCCTCCACGACCGACCCTTTTCACCGCCTGGCTATAGGCCACCAGATCGGCGCGTGCTTCCCGGCTGAGGCGCTCCTTCGACACGGCGTGCCCCCATGCTCGGGTGGCCGCCATGTGTTCCACCGCTCGGCGCAGCCGGTCTTCGATCTGGTTGATCTCGGCCTGGATCGCGTTGACATCCACAGTGGTCCGATCGGTGATCCAGCGAGCTACGGCCGCCCACCGCCACGCTTGGTCAAACTCTCGAAGCCGGGCATCCCACACGGCGTCAGCGGGGTTCTCCGTCACGGAACGGGCGAGCGCGGGCGCCCCGGCGATCAGCTTGCGGTTCAGCTGAGTCGTCCGGAGCTCGATCGCGCGCACGTCAAGCAGGCGGCGGACTCGCTCGTAGGCGGTCGCGTAGCTGTTCTGGTCGCGGTCGGCGGCGGCCTGGCTCAACGCCTTGACCGCTGGGCTGGCGGAGTCCCACCTCGATTCCGCGGCCAGGGTGTCGATCGCGAGGGTGACCGGTTTGGCCGCGAGCTCGGCGGCGTCCTCGGCGTCCGCGGCTTCGATCATCGCACTGAACGCCGCGAGGTCGTGGGGGTTTTCCCAGGCGGGCATCGCGACCCCAGGCATGGTCGAGATGAACTTCCGTCGCTGGTCGATGTCGTGGCCCAACACCAGCACCGCACGCAGTTGTTCGGACTCGGTCACGTGCCAGGTGAGCCGTTCCTGAACCGTGTCCTCCGCCGGGATCACCGTGTTCTCCGGCCAGGCGCGGTCCAGTGCGTCGAGCGCGGCGCTGGCCTGGGCCCAGGCGATGAACAGGGTGAGCTGTGCTTCGGTGGTCGCGGGCAGTCCGTTCACGGCGACCCCGGTGAAGAACGACGCGGACTGCTTGACCACCTTGCTGGTCGTCAGGCCGATCTTGGGATGGCCACCAGCGTCCACTTTGAGCGGTCCGGCCTTGGCGACATGAGCGCGCAGCGTCTCGGCCATGTGGCGGAACTGGTCGATGTTGCCGGCGACCGCGACTCGGTCCATCGGGCCAAGTAAGGCGACCAGCGGCCGGCATCGGCCGATCAGCTCGCTGATCTGTCGATCACGGCTGACCCACCGCGCGCCATGGCCGGTGATCGCCTCGTGCAGCGCTGTGGGCAGCCACGGCTCCGGCCTGCGGGCGAGCGCGGCGACACGCCCGCCGATCTCGTTGACCCAAGCGCGGATGTCGCGGCGCTGCCGCGGCGACAGCGCCCGCAGGCCCGCGTAGCGCGCGTCGGCACGAGCGCTCGCATACCCCGCGCTGTGGGCGTGGGCGGCGCGTTCGGCTTCGAGTTGGCGGGCGAACACCGCGGGTTCGGGGATGTTGTCGAGCTTGACGAGTCGGAGCTGGGCTTCGCCCTTGTCCGCGAGGAACTGGGTGTCGGTGAGGTGCGCTCGCAGCTCCCGGATCTCGTCGCCGTCGAGTGGGGCTGGGGTGTCCGGCCCGCCCTGGAACATCTCGGTGACCCACCCGTAGCTGCTCGCCTGGGCCTGATGCTGCTGGGCGATGGCGGCGAGCGTCCCGCTGTAGCCGGCCCGCTCGTGCGCGTCGAGTTCGGCGGTGCGTGCGGTGAGGAGGTCATTGCGCAACTGTGCTCGGAGGCGTTCGAGGCGGTCGACCTCCTCGAGTGCCTGGCGGATGTCCGCCTGGTTGCGATCAGCGTCATGGTTGGCCGCGGCGTCGCTGATCTTGTTGACCGCGACTTTGAGGTCCGCCATGTCCTCCCGGGACGAGCCGACCACGGAGACCGCCAGCGGCTTGATCTCCTCCGGGAGTTTGTCGCGGACCTCCTTGAGCGCCCGGTCGGTCTGGGCGGTGACCAGGACCCGCTTGCCCTGGGCGAGCAGGTGCGACAGCAGTGCTGCCGCCGTGTGGGTTTTGCCGGTGCCAGGAGGGCCTTGCACCAGCGTGTGCGCACTGGCGTCGACCTTGCGCAGGATCTGAAGTTGCTTGTCGTTGACAGGCAGCGGGAGGAACGGCTCGTCCTCCACCATGACCAAGGCGCCGTCCCCGCTCGCCGCGGGCACCGTTGGTTCGTGATTGGGGTCGACGAGCGGGATCACCCCGCCGGGCACCTGACCGGATTCGGTGATTTGCGCGACGATCGTATTGTAGATGTCGATCAGGCCCTGCTGGGAACGCCGACGCAGCACCAAGGCGGGAGCGAATACGGCGACCGCGTCCTGATCAGGAGCGGGCACCGTGAGATCGTCGGCGTAGCCGCCTGCGCGATCGAGGATGTGCACGGCCCGCTGAACCAGAGCACCGACCGACTCATGGTCGAGCGGGTGGTCGCGGTAGGCGCTGGCGTCCTCGCGCACGCCTGCGAGCAGGGGTGAGGTCGTCAACGCGGGATCGAGCATGTCGGTTTCCAGCCGCGCACCGTCAGGCGCGTCGACCCGCTCGACGGTCAAAGTGGCGGTGTCGTCGTCGAACTGGACTGCGACCGGCGTGGTGAACAGATGCCGTTGGACCTCGCTGTGGTTCTCGGGAAGCCAGGAGAGCAGACCGACACCGAGAACGAGCTCGAGCTCCTCGGGATGCCCGGTGGCCTTCATGTACAGGCCGAACAGTGCCTGATAGAACTCCCGCGCGGGTCGGTCGATGAGTTCTCGCTCGGCCCACGATTCCCAGCGCCGTGACCAAGCCCGGTGTGCGTCCTGGATGTCCGGGCGATCAGCCAGGTCGATCCGGCGCAGCGGTTGGCCTGCTTCCTCGTCGGCGGGCTGGTCGGGGTCGGGCTCGGTGATGGTTGTGCGCAGTCGCGGTGGTTCGGTCGGCTTGTCCAGGTCGCCGACCAGCCACACCCGCAGCTCGGGGTTGGGCTCCGGGGCGTGCTCGCGGGGCACTCGCCGTACCAGGAGGATCGGATCGTCCTGCCGTGGCGCGTCCCGGCGGCCCGCGATCTCGATCGCCGGGTGTTCTGGGGTGCTGTGCCACCACAGGGCCGATTCGTAGTTCTCGACCATCCGCACCGGCTTCGTGCGTTGGGCCTGTGCTTGGGCGAGGAACTGGAACAGGCTCCTGGCCTTCTGGATGATGTCGGCGGATACGCCCCGCTGTTCCTGCACGTCTACCCCAGACTCGTTTGCCAGGCACGATGCGCCCTTCATGTCGTGGGCGCGGTGCTAGATGTTTCAACATTCACTCGAATGGGCGTTGCTGTGCGGTCACGCCGCACTGTCGGTGGCCGGGGCGCTGGTGCCCGCGAGCGCGTTGAGTGCTTCGCCCAGGGTCCGCCTGATCGCGGAGGTCACGCCCGCGCACTCGCGGTCGATCTTCTCGGCGCCGGCTTTGATGGTGCCCGCCGCCCGCTTGATCGTGTCGATCCGCTCCAACTGGTCCATGGCCTCGCCGATCTTCTCCTCGGCCGTGGCGATCTCCTGGTCGCCGGTGCGCGCGGTGACCGACAGCGCGGCGATCCGCAGGAGTTGGACCACGGTGCGCAGTAGGTCGGGGTCGTCGGTGTCCGGGTCGAACGCCAAGACCACCCGGCGGCTGCCGATGAGGCGCACGGTCGCGCCGCCGTTCTGCTCCGGGGTGCGGACGATCCCGAGGGACGTCGCCGCGCCGCGGTT from Alloactinosynnema sp. L-07 includes:
- the otsB gene encoding trehalose-phosphatase, which codes for MTAESLPADLRRAIVQVARTPRLLVACDYDGTLAPIVEDPEQARPHSESVGALRSLAGLHETTTAVISGRALRDLATLSRLPSEVHLVGSHGSEFDVGFVHALDEQARSLHLLIETELEQLIEGAPGVHLEVKPASIAVHVRRADAEVGERVLAAVRSGPCTWEGVQVTEGKAVVELAVIHTDKGHALDVLRHQVGATAAVFVGDDVTDEKAFARLHGPDVGIKVGDGESLAVYRINDPVEVATVLAFMLEERQNWLYGEQAPPIERLSMLSSERSVALVTPDARLTWMCHPEPDSAAVFADLLGGPSAGHFSISPERGGLPLGQRYLPGTMTVETRWAGLLVTDYLDHAALSHRTDLTRVVSGTSPAVVEFAPRPEFGQVQVRLVESGEGLLVRGVSDPIALLAPGVTWEITSDGMHDSARAVIHPEHGPVVFELRCGTNDLTPHSTVEADRKAIAGAYWSEWLDTLVLPPVEKDLVARSALTLRGLCHSETGAIMAAATTSLPEEIGGIRNWDYRYCWLRDASMTAKALVSLGSTAEAEAFLGWVHGVLATLPGPERLHPLYTIAGTTLGPEAVIDTLPGYAGSRPVRVGNLANQQVQLDVFGPVVDLVVALSQARGTLTDDDWRMVRAMAEAVTRRWHEPDHGIWEERHRPRHHVYSKVMCWLTIDRALTLAATYGREPEPEWAALREQISTDVLTNGWNDEVKSFTTAYDGTDLDAATLLIGMVGLIDPTDDRFHATVTAVEAELRSGSTVYRYHRDDGLPGDEGGFHLCAAWMIEAYLLTGRRPEAEDLFAQIVDAAGPTGLLPEEYDPIAERSLGNHPQAYSHLGLIRCAQLLSV
- a CDS encoding AAA domain-containing protein; the protein is MQEQRGVSADIIQKARSLFQFLAQAQAQRTKPVRMVENYESALWWHSTPEHPAIEIAGRRDAPRQDDPILLVRRVPREHAPEPNPELRVWLVGDLDKPTEPPRLRTTITEPDPDQPADEEAGQPLRRIDLADRPDIQDAHRAWSRRWESWAERELIDRPAREFYQALFGLYMKATGHPEELELVLGVGLLSWLPENHSEVQRHLFTTPVAVQFDDDTATLTVERVDAPDGARLETDMLDPALTTSPLLAGVREDASAYRDHPLDHESVGALVQRAVHILDRAGGYADDLTVPAPDQDAVAVFAPALVLRRRSQQGLIDIYNTIVAQITESGQVPGGVIPLVDPNHEPTVPAASGDGALVMVEDEPFLPLPVNDKQLQILRKVDASAHTLVQGPPGTGKTHTAAALLSHLLAQGKRVLVTAQTDRALKEVRDKLPEEIKPLAVSVVGSSREDMADLKVAVNKISDAAANHDADRNQADIRQALEEVDRLERLRAQLRNDLLTARTAELDAHERAGYSGTLAAIAQQHQAQASSYGWVTEMFQGGPDTPAPLDGDEIRELRAHLTDTQFLADKGEAQLRLVKLDNIPEPAVFARQLEAERAAHAHSAGYASARADARYAGLRALSPRQRRDIRAWVNEIGGRVAALARRPEPWLPTALHEAITGHGARWVSRDRQISELIGRCRPLVALLGPMDRVAVAGNIDQFRHMAETLRAHVAKAGPLKVDAGGHPKIGLTTSKVVKQSASFFTGVAVNGLPATTEAQLTLFIAWAQASAALDALDRAWPENTVIPAEDTVQERLTWHVTESEQLRAVLVLGHDIDQRRKFISTMPGVAMPAWENPHDLAAFSAMIEAADAEDAAELAAKPVTLAIDTLAAESRWDSASPAVKALSQAAADRDQNSYATAYERVRRLLDVRAIELRTTQLNRKLIAGAPALARSVTENPADAVWDARLREFDQAWRWAAVARWITDRTTVDVNAIQAEINQIEDRLRRAVEHMAATRAWGHAVSKERLSREARADLVAYSQAVKRVGRGGGKYAAQKRAEVREAMDRCRGSVPVWIMPIYRIADQVRISPDMFDVVVVDEASQAGMEAMFLQYLAPKMAIIGDDKQVSPAAVGVDQQMLRDLANTWIPHDKYKANWQDPKRSLFEEARMRYGEVITLTEHRRCMPEIIGFSNKIAYAPDGISLVPVRQYGLDRLDPVKPVFVPDGYTRGDTNPAEVDAIVDQIEKCLGDPAYDGKTFGVISLRSGRQVAALEKALLDRIPENELIARDLRCGESADFQGSERDVMFLSMVNAPDPDKRLMPLTTEMYAQRYNVAASRAKDQMWVFHSIPLGELRNTQDLRFRLLDYCYGVSARTRDEDLTHPNRVSDDIRTAPFDSLFEQRVFNKLIDQGYIVHPQYEVMGFRIDMVVLGASGRLAIECDGDHWHGPEQYAYDTARQRELERLGWTFFRIRESDFYIDQAAVLDELWSALHEHEIHPSGWMPPEPEIVPTPAPEPAPVATLPTPEVQTVDDEPQPEEDEHVVEDFVARAVVAEILVPAAPAARARLPRPVVRPYTPFLGSNPPVSDSRPLGLAEGLVAIVAVEGPMLIGRLHSVYVQSSGGQRVGHNIAATLNQAIENALRRGLLVSDNPLYEREMRSMTVRLPDQPKAIIRKAGPRDFDLIPPAELSELITGLAHATGRDHGDALHGETLRELGLVRLTQSVRARFDAVVKAIGRSL
- a CDS encoding trehalose-6-phosphate synthase, whose translation is MSSNNGSDFIVAANRLPVDLERLPDGTQRWKHSPGGLVTALAPFLRSHTGAWVGWPGVADVEVDEFTEDGLRLHPVTLTADEVRDYYEGFSNATLWPLYHDVVAPPEFDRGWWDSYVKVNHRFADACAKVAAPNATVWIQDYQLQLAPAILREQRPDLRIGFFLHIPFPPTELFMQLPWRAEIVRGLLGADLVGFHRPGGAQNFLWLARRLLGLEPTRGAVGVRTRPGVIQVGDRAVRVGAFPISIDSNGLDALARKRETVARTAQIRSDLGNPKKILLGVDRLDYTKGIDLRLYALQELLSEGRIDPSEVAMIQLATPSRERVEHYQRMRNDIEQVVSRINGEFAKVGRPVVHYLHQSVDRAELAAFFSAADVMLVTPVRDGMNLVAKEYVACRHDLGGALVLSEFAGAAAELTSAFLVNPHDLDGVKNAMHAALTIDPAEGRRRMRALRRQVLTHDVDRWARSFLDALNPEHSP